One segment of Anatilimnocola aggregata DNA contains the following:
- a CDS encoding DUF1501 domain-containing protein codes for MLELFSSRRYRDCAGSNRRDFLKAGTLGLGTMGLGALSLPGLLQARAEAAASNRAVKDTSVVWLWLGGGATHVETFDPKMSAPEEYRSATGEVATNLTGVTIGGTLPKIASVADKMAFVRSFAHTNSGHAGGTHYVMTGYDNRKVDNGGVPDRPGYGSILSRVRGSNHPVTGMPAYVRMGQIRQGDGPAFLGPAYGPFDQEGQARKNMNLSVPEERMADRRNLLTTLDSANRKVSTSQDMAGKTKFEQQAFDLMFGAASQAFDISKESSKTREKYGSDLGKQMLTARRLCEAGCGFVTIAYGGWDMHGNIERSMKQRSPQLDQAVSAFVEDIYQRGLNEKILLVISGEFGRTPRINKNAGRDHWAPLSTLALAGGGLKMGQVVGESAPKVDVPGTAPIRPQDLMATIFHVLGIDPQVQFMNPAGRPVYMLDKGKPIAELV; via the coding sequence ATGCTTGAGCTATTTTCCAGCCGTCGGTATCGCGATTGTGCAGGATCGAACCGCCGCGACTTTTTGAAAGCCGGCACCCTTGGTCTCGGCACGATGGGGCTCGGGGCATTGTCTCTGCCCGGTCTGTTGCAAGCGCGGGCTGAAGCCGCGGCCAGCAATCGCGCGGTGAAAGACACCTCGGTCGTGTGGTTGTGGCTCGGTGGTGGTGCCACACACGTCGAAACCTTCGACCCCAAGATGTCCGCCCCCGAAGAATATCGCAGTGCCACGGGCGAAGTCGCCACGAATCTGACCGGTGTCACCATCGGCGGTACACTGCCGAAAATTGCCAGCGTCGCCGATAAGATGGCCTTCGTCCGTTCGTTCGCTCACACCAACAGCGGTCACGCGGGTGGCACGCACTATGTGATGACGGGCTACGACAATCGCAAGGTCGATAATGGCGGCGTTCCCGATCGCCCCGGCTACGGCTCGATTTTGTCGCGCGTCCGCGGTTCGAATCATCCGGTCACCGGCATGCCCGCCTATGTCCGCATGGGGCAGATTCGCCAAGGGGACGGCCCCGCGTTCCTCGGCCCAGCTTACGGCCCCTTCGATCAAGAAGGTCAGGCCCGTAAGAACATGAACCTGTCGGTGCCCGAAGAGCGGATGGCCGATCGTCGTAACTTGCTGACCACGCTCGATAGCGCGAATCGCAAAGTTAGCACCAGTCAGGATATGGCCGGCAAGACCAAGTTCGAGCAGCAAGCTTTCGACCTGATGTTCGGGGCCGCCAGCCAGGCCTTCGATATTTCGAAAGAGAGCAGCAAGACGCGCGAGAAGTATGGCTCGGACCTCGGCAAGCAAATGCTCACGGCCCGCCGCCTGTGCGAAGCCGGTTGCGGCTTTGTGACCATCGCTTATGGCGGTTGGGACATGCACGGCAACATCGAACGCTCGATGAAGCAGCGCAGCCCGCAGCTCGATCAGGCCGTCTCGGCGTTTGTCGAAGACATTTATCAGCGCGGGCTCAATGAGAAGATCTTGCTCGTTATCTCGGGCGAATTTGGTCGTACGCCACGCATCAACAAGAACGCCGGTCGCGATCACTGGGCCCCACTCAGCACGCTTGCGCTCGCCGGTGGTGGCTTGAAGATGGGTCAGGTCGTTGGCGAATCGGCTCCCAAGGTCGATGTTCCCGGTACTGCGCCGATCCGCCCGCAAGATCTAATGGCCACAATCTTCCACGTCCTTGGCATCGATCCGCAGGTTCAATTCATGAACCCCGCCGGTCGCCCCGTCTATATGCTCGACAAAGGCAAGCCCATCGCCGAACTGGTGTAA
- a CDS encoding family 16 glycoside hydrolase: protein MKTLRLFTSLAFLLVVSGSLTAAEKLTLASLFTDNAVLQRDMVVPVWGWAEPASKVVVQFAGQEKTATADKYGAWAVKLDPLTTSAKAQTLTVKTEPGETVKRENILVGEVWICSGQSNMAFALKNSVLGPEAIAAAGDDQLRLFNAHARAVDEPQTTIGGSWAVDSKKDAESFSAVAYFFGKDLRKSLGVPVGLIKSAVGGTVAEAWTARGDLEANPTLSPLFAVQAQKIADHPKALENYKKTEQAQLARWEQAAAKAKADGKPAPRKPQAPVDPTLSNNRPTGLYNGSIAPLQPYAIRGAIWYQGESNSGRGKEYQTLFPAMIGSWRKAWGQGDFPFLFVQITPHNGMSPEVREAQRVTVQTTQNTAQAVTTDVGDATDIHPRQKQPVGARLALAARALAYGEKVEYSGPAYDAISVQGNKATLTFKHVGGGLVAKDGELKGFTIAGEDGQFVAAKAVIDGDQVVVSSDAVAHPQLVRYGWTNVPDVNLWNKAGLPASPFQSDRAFTLEPGFEPLFNGKDLTGWRYKDGSPFDGQQHASDGRYTGRDGKIVVNPGKGLAQLWTTRELPNDFQLKLEFRAGVNADSGIFLRKPQLQCRDYLLAGPYKELKLYRPQDWNEIEVTVKGNVATCTCNGEPLKFDAPLPATGPIGLEADRGQMEYRRIRIKELK, encoded by the coding sequence ATGAAAACACTTCGGCTCTTTACTTCGCTGGCATTCTTGCTGGTCGTTAGCGGTTCGCTAACCGCTGCCGAGAAACTGACGCTGGCCAGTTTGTTCACCGACAATGCGGTGCTCCAGCGCGACATGGTTGTGCCTGTGTGGGGCTGGGCCGAACCGGCCAGCAAAGTGGTCGTGCAGTTCGCTGGTCAGGAAAAAACCGCAACGGCCGATAAGTACGGCGCGTGGGCTGTGAAGCTCGATCCGCTGACTACCTCTGCCAAGGCCCAAACGCTGACGGTGAAGACCGAACCGGGCGAGACCGTCAAACGCGAGAACATCCTCGTGGGTGAAGTTTGGATCTGCAGTGGCCAGTCGAATATGGCGTTCGCCTTAAAGAACTCGGTCCTTGGTCCCGAGGCAATTGCAGCTGCTGGCGACGATCAACTTCGTCTGTTCAACGCGCACGCCCGGGCGGTCGACGAGCCGCAGACCACCATCGGTGGCAGTTGGGCGGTCGACTCGAAGAAAGACGCCGAATCGTTTTCGGCAGTCGCTTATTTCTTTGGCAAAGACCTGCGCAAGAGCCTGGGAGTGCCCGTTGGTTTAATCAAGTCGGCCGTCGGCGGAACCGTGGCCGAAGCGTGGACCGCGCGCGGCGACCTGGAAGCGAATCCCACCCTCAGCCCGCTGTTTGCCGTGCAGGCACAGAAGATTGCCGATCATCCGAAGGCTCTCGAAAACTACAAAAAGACCGAGCAAGCCCAACTCGCCCGTTGGGAACAGGCCGCGGCGAAAGCCAAGGCTGATGGCAAACCCGCCCCGCGCAAACCTCAAGCGCCCGTCGATCCCACGCTCAGCAACAATCGCCCCACGGGCCTGTACAACGGTTCGATCGCGCCGCTGCAGCCATATGCCATCCGTGGTGCAATCTGGTACCAGGGTGAGTCCAACTCGGGCCGCGGCAAAGAATATCAAACACTGTTCCCTGCCATGATCGGCAGTTGGCGCAAGGCTTGGGGCCAGGGAGATTTTCCCTTCCTCTTTGTGCAGATCACGCCGCACAATGGCATGTCGCCCGAAGTGCGCGAGGCGCAGCGCGTGACCGTGCAGACGACGCAGAACACCGCGCAGGCCGTGACCACCGATGTCGGCGATGCTACCGATATTCATCCGCGGCAAAAGCAGCCCGTGGGTGCTCGACTGGCCCTCGCGGCGCGTGCGCTCGCCTATGGCGAAAAGGTTGAATACTCGGGCCCTGCCTACGACGCCATCAGCGTGCAAGGGAACAAGGCCACGCTCACGTTCAAGCATGTTGGTGGTGGCCTGGTCGCCAAAGATGGCGAACTGAAGGGCTTCACCATTGCCGGCGAAGATGGCCAGTTCGTCGCTGCGAAAGCAGTGATCGACGGCGATCAAGTGGTTGTCTCCAGCGATGCTGTCGCTCATCCCCAATTGGTTCGTTACGGTTGGACGAACGTGCCGGATGTGAACTTGTGGAACAAGGCGGGGCTCCCCGCTTCGCCGTTTCAATCCGATCGGGCTTTCACCCTGGAGCCCGGCTTTGAGCCACTCTTCAATGGCAAGGATCTGACGGGCTGGCGTTACAAGGACGGCTCGCCGTTCGACGGTCAGCAACACGCCAGCGACGGGCGTTATACGGGCCGCGATGGCAAGATTGTCGTGAATCCCGGCAAGGGACTCGCCCAGCTGTGGACCACTCGCGAACTGCCAAACGACTTTCAGCTGAAGCTGGAATTCCGCGCGGGAGTCAACGCCGACAGTGGGATTTTTCTCCGCAAGCCGCAACTGCAATGCCGCGACTATCTCCTGGCCGGGCCTTACAAAGAACTAAAGCTTTACCGGCCGCAGGACTGGAACGAAATTGAAGTCACCGTGAAGGGGAACGTTGCCACGTGTACCTGCAACGGCGAACCGTTGAAGTTCGATGCTCCGCTGCCCGCCACCGGCCCAATCGGCCTGGAAGCTGACCGCGGCCAGATGGAGTATCGCCGCATTCGAATCAAGGAACTGAAGTAG